The genomic window CCGCGATGATCGCCATCAAGGGCGAGATCGACAAGGTCGAGGCAGGGGAGTGGCCGGCTGGCGACAACCCGCTCGCGAACGCGCCGCACACCGCAGCGGCCGTCATGGCGGATGAATGGAATCACGCCTATTCACGCTCCGTGGCCGGTTTCCCGGCGGGCGTGGACCGCACCGCCAAGTACTGGCCGCCGGTTCGGCGGATCGACGGGGCGTTCGGCGACCGGAACCTGGTGTGTTCCTGCCCGTCGCCGGAGGCGTTCGAGGACTGAGTCCGTTGCGCAGGTCGCGGTCGTCTCTGATCGCGGCCTGCGCTGCTTTCCGTAGTCCCTTGGCGTTGACTCTGTGTTGCTTCTCAGGCTGCCAGGGCGTGCACGGCCGGGCCACGGTGCGGCTCGATCATCGTGCCGTCCGGCAGCAGCTCACCGGTGTCCTCGAAGACGATGACGCCGTTGCAGAGCAGGCTCCAGCCCTGCTCCCGGAAGGTCGCGATGATGCGCGCGGCCTCACGGTCGGTGGCGT from Actinoplanes derwentensis includes these protein-coding regions:
- a CDS encoding DUF5999 family protein, coding for MCQHLNPCPSADATDREAARIIATFREQGWSLLCNGVIVFEDTGELLPDGTMIEPHRGPAVHALAA